One genomic window of Micropterus dolomieu isolate WLL.071019.BEF.003 ecotype Adirondacks linkage group LG14, ASM2129224v1, whole genome shotgun sequence includes the following:
- the eef2k gene encoding eukaryotic elongation factor 2 kinase isoform X3, producing MDDDLMFSMDEEGSAKRPPVQRSAPCKRASSLSDANASDDDDEDHFICPILDDSAKEICHYLKDLVHTRQLSNSLPKSNFMFRNETETVAESRSYKVLSESARDAWKHAIEKAKAMPDPWAQFHLEDIKTERCIRYRYNAITGEWAQDQVHLKMAAQPFGKGAMRECFRTKKLSNFSHSSNWKSASNYVAKSYMETVDRNVYFEDVRLQMEAKLWGEEYNRHRPPKQVDIMQMCVVEMTDRPGKPVFHLEHYIEGKYIKYNSNSGFVRDDNIRLTPQAFSHFSFERSGHQLIVVDIQGVGDLYTDPQIHTETGTDFGDGNLGVRGMALFFHSHLCNKICKSMGLTPFDLSPAEKSQLDCTNKLLKSAQTVLRGCEEPCGSPRVRTLSTSRAPPLLSRLSETSSAEESMSDVDSVPCSPLIFPCSSLPAHGSMGKSPVGLSFTGMYEQERLNSNNTGDHKESDSGGDSGYPSERRSEGDQNDHVDGLTEDKWSFYHSSRAHVHRPSCVATEVERLNALMQKKIGQSILGKVHLAMVRYHEAGRFCEKDEQWDQESAMFHLERAALCGELEAIVAMGQCCLQLPHHILPDMELEDNAGNRMRGFKYLLLAAEAGDRSSMIIVARAFDTGINLPVDRNQDWEEAIHWYDSALNMTDYDEGGEFDGTQDEPRYLLLAREAEMYQEGGHKLTADPQRAGDLFTEAAEAAMAAMKGRLANQYYMKAEEAWAQMEE from the exons ATGGACGATGACCTGATGTTCAGCATGGACGAGGAGGGCAGCGCCAAGAGACCCCCCGTCCAACGAAGTGCCCCCTGTAAGCGGGCCTCTTCCCTTAGTGACGCCAACGCCAGTGATGACGATGACGAAGACCACTTCATCTGCCCCATCCTGGACGACTCCGCCAAAGAAATCTGTCACTACCTGAAGGATCTGGTTCACACCCGGCAGCTGTCAAACTCTCTTCCTAAGAGCAACTTCATGTTCAGG aatgaaacagaaacagtggCAGAATCTCGGTCGTACAAGGTTTTGTCTGAGAGCGCACGG GATGCATGGAAACATGCAATTGAAAAGGCCAAAGCCATGCCCGACCCCTGGGCACAGTTTCATCTGGAGGACATCAAGACAGAACGCTGCATTCGTTACAG GTACAATGCCATCACAGGAGAATGGGCTCAAGACCAGGTCCACCTCAAAATGGCTGCCCAG CCATTTGGGAAAGGGGCCATGAGGGAGTGCTTCAGAAC GAAGAAGTTGTCAAATTTCTCACACAGCAGCAACTGGAAGTCAGCATCTAATTATGTGGCTAAGAGCTACATGGAGACcgtggacagaaatgtttattttgaggACGTCAGGCTGCAGATGGAGGCCAAACTCTGGGGAGAAGAGTACAACCGCCACCGACCTCCCAAACAG GTGGACATCATGCAGATGTGTGTGGTGGAGATGACAGACAGACCAGGTAAACCTGTCTTCCACTTGGAACATTACATCGAGGGCAAGTACATCAAATACAACTCCAACTCCGGCTTTGTGAGGGATGACAACATCCGACTCACTCCACAG GCCTTCAGTCACTTCTCTTTTGAGCGATCGGGCCACCAGCTGATCGTGGTGGACATCCAAGGAGTCGGAGATCTCTACACTGACCCTCAGATCCACACAGAGACGGGGACTGACTTTGGAGATGGAAATCTCG GTGTGCGAGGCATGGCATTGTTCTTCCACTCCCACCTGTGTAACAAGATCTGCAAGAGTATGGGCCTGACGCCTTTTGACCTTTCCCCTGCAGAGAAGTCCCAGCTGGACTGCACCAACAAACTGCTT aaGTCAGCCCAAACAGTGCTGAGGGGCTGTGAGGAGCCCTGCGGTTCTCCTCGGGTTCGGACCCTGTCTACAAGCCGGGCACCTCCGCTGTTATCCCGTCTGTCTGAGACGTCATCTGCAGAGGAGAGCATGAGTGACGTAGATTCAGTTCCCTGCTCCCCTCTCATCTTCCCCTGCTCCTCGCTTCCTGCACATGGATCTATGGGCAAGTCCCCTGTCG GCTTATCTTTTACTGGAATGTACGAGCAGGAAAGACTCAACAGTAACAACACAGGTGATCACAAG GAATCTGATAGCGGTGGTGACAGTGGCTACCCCAGCGAGAGGAGGAGTGAAGGCGACCAAAATGACCATGTCGACGGG TTGACAGAGGATAAGTGGAGCTTCTACCATTCGTCTCGCGCTCATGTCCACCGACCTTCCTGCGTGGCCACTGAGGTGGAGCGACTCAACGCTTTGATGCAAAAGAAGATCGGCCAGTCGATCCTCGGaaag GTCCACCTGGCGATGGTGCGGTACCATGAAGCGGGCCGTTTCTGTGAGAAGGATGAGCAGTGGGATCAGGAATCGGCCATGTTCCACCTGGAGAGAGCAGCACTGTGTGGAGAGCTGGAGGCCATTGTAGCCATGGGACAGTGCTGTCTGCAGCTGCCTCATCACATACTGCCAGACATGGAGCTGGAG GATAATGCAGGAAACAGGATGAGAGGTTTTAAGTATTTGCTGCTGGCTGCTGAAGCTGGTGACAGATCGTCTATGATCATAGTGGCCAGAGCCTTTGATACTGGGATCAATCTTCCAGTTGACAG AAATCAGGACTGGGAAGAAGCGATTCACTGGTATGACAGTGCATTGAACATGACAGACTACGATGAGGGAGGAGAGTTTGATGGGACGCAGGACGAACCCCGCTACCTGCTGCTGGCCCGAGAGGCAGAGATGTACCAAGAGGGAGGCCACAAACTCACCGCAGACCCACAGAGAGCAG GTGACTTGTTTACAGAAGCAGCAGAAGCTGCCATGGCGGCTATGAAAGGTCGATTGGCTAACCAGTACTACATGAAAGCTGAAGAAGCCTGGGCGCAAATGGAGGAGTAA
- the eef2k gene encoding eukaryotic elongation factor 2 kinase isoform X2, whose product MDDDLMFSMDEEGSAKRPPVQRSAPCKRASSLSDANASDDDDEDHFICPILDDSAKEICHYLKDLVHTRQLSNSLPKSNFMFRNETETVAESRSYKVLSESARDAWKHAIEKAKAMPDPWAQFHLEDIKTERCIRYRYNAITGEWAQDQVHLKMAAQPFGKGAMRECFRTKKLSNFSHSSNWKSASNYVAKSYMETVDRNVYFEDVRLQMEAKLWGEEYNRHRPPKQVDIMQMCVVEMTDRPGKPVFHLEHYIEGKYIKYNSNSGFVRDDNIRLTPQAFSHFSFERSGHQLIVVDIQGVGDLYTDPQIHTETGTDFGDGNLGVRGMALFFHSHLCNKICKSMGLTPFDLSPAEKSQLDCTNKLLSAQTVLRGCEEPCGSPRVRTLSTSRAPPLLSRLSETSSAEESMSDVDSVPCSPLIFPCSSLPAHGSMGKSPVGLSFTGMYEQERLNSNNTGDHKESDSGGDSGYPSERRSEGDQNDHVDGAHHRYQRHYSESDEDSIKRLTEDKWSFYHSSRAHVHRPSCVATEVERLNALMQKKIGQSILGKVHLAMVRYHEAGRFCEKDEQWDQESAMFHLERAALCGELEAIVAMGQCCLQLPHHILPDMELEDNAGNRMRGFKYLLLAAEAGDRSSMIIVARAFDTGINLPVDRNQDWEEAIHWYDSALNMTDYDEGGEFDGTQDEPRYLLLAREAEMYQEGGHKLTADPQRAGDLFTEAAEAAMAAMKGRLANQYYMKAEEAWAQMEE is encoded by the exons ATGGACGATGACCTGATGTTCAGCATGGACGAGGAGGGCAGCGCCAAGAGACCCCCCGTCCAACGAAGTGCCCCCTGTAAGCGGGCCTCTTCCCTTAGTGACGCCAACGCCAGTGATGACGATGACGAAGACCACTTCATCTGCCCCATCCTGGACGACTCCGCCAAAGAAATCTGTCACTACCTGAAGGATCTGGTTCACACCCGGCAGCTGTCAAACTCTCTTCCTAAGAGCAACTTCATGTTCAGG aatgaaacagaaacagtggCAGAATCTCGGTCGTACAAGGTTTTGTCTGAGAGCGCACGG GATGCATGGAAACATGCAATTGAAAAGGCCAAAGCCATGCCCGACCCCTGGGCACAGTTTCATCTGGAGGACATCAAGACAGAACGCTGCATTCGTTACAG GTACAATGCCATCACAGGAGAATGGGCTCAAGACCAGGTCCACCTCAAAATGGCTGCCCAG CCATTTGGGAAAGGGGCCATGAGGGAGTGCTTCAGAAC GAAGAAGTTGTCAAATTTCTCACACAGCAGCAACTGGAAGTCAGCATCTAATTATGTGGCTAAGAGCTACATGGAGACcgtggacagaaatgtttattttgaggACGTCAGGCTGCAGATGGAGGCCAAACTCTGGGGAGAAGAGTACAACCGCCACCGACCTCCCAAACAG GTGGACATCATGCAGATGTGTGTGGTGGAGATGACAGACAGACCAGGTAAACCTGTCTTCCACTTGGAACATTACATCGAGGGCAAGTACATCAAATACAACTCCAACTCCGGCTTTGTGAGGGATGACAACATCCGACTCACTCCACAG GCCTTCAGTCACTTCTCTTTTGAGCGATCGGGCCACCAGCTGATCGTGGTGGACATCCAAGGAGTCGGAGATCTCTACACTGACCCTCAGATCCACACAGAGACGGGGACTGACTTTGGAGATGGAAATCTCG GTGTGCGAGGCATGGCATTGTTCTTCCACTCCCACCTGTGTAACAAGATCTGCAAGAGTATGGGCCTGACGCCTTTTGACCTTTCCCCTGCAGAGAAGTCCCAGCTGGACTGCACCAACAAACTGCTT TCAGCCCAAACAGTGCTGAGGGGCTGTGAGGAGCCCTGCGGTTCTCCTCGGGTTCGGACCCTGTCTACAAGCCGGGCACCTCCGCTGTTATCCCGTCTGTCTGAGACGTCATCTGCAGAGGAGAGCATGAGTGACGTAGATTCAGTTCCCTGCTCCCCTCTCATCTTCCCCTGCTCCTCGCTTCCTGCACATGGATCTATGGGCAAGTCCCCTGTCG GCTTATCTTTTACTGGAATGTACGAGCAGGAAAGACTCAACAGTAACAACACAGGTGATCACAAG GAATCTGATAGCGGTGGTGACAGTGGCTACCCCAGCGAGAGGAGGAGTGAAGGCGACCAAAATGACCATGTCGACGGG GCCCATCATCGCTACCAAAGACATTATTCTGAGTCGGATGAGGACAGTATCAAACGG TTGACAGAGGATAAGTGGAGCTTCTACCATTCGTCTCGCGCTCATGTCCACCGACCTTCCTGCGTGGCCACTGAGGTGGAGCGACTCAACGCTTTGATGCAAAAGAAGATCGGCCAGTCGATCCTCGGaaag GTCCACCTGGCGATGGTGCGGTACCATGAAGCGGGCCGTTTCTGTGAGAAGGATGAGCAGTGGGATCAGGAATCGGCCATGTTCCACCTGGAGAGAGCAGCACTGTGTGGAGAGCTGGAGGCCATTGTAGCCATGGGACAGTGCTGTCTGCAGCTGCCTCATCACATACTGCCAGACATGGAGCTGGAG GATAATGCAGGAAACAGGATGAGAGGTTTTAAGTATTTGCTGCTGGCTGCTGAAGCTGGTGACAGATCGTCTATGATCATAGTGGCCAGAGCCTTTGATACTGGGATCAATCTTCCAGTTGACAG AAATCAGGACTGGGAAGAAGCGATTCACTGGTATGACAGTGCATTGAACATGACAGACTACGATGAGGGAGGAGAGTTTGATGGGACGCAGGACGAACCCCGCTACCTGCTGCTGGCCCGAGAGGCAGAGATGTACCAAGAGGGAGGCCACAAACTCACCGCAGACCCACAGAGAGCAG GTGACTTGTTTACAGAAGCAGCAGAAGCTGCCATGGCGGCTATGAAAGGTCGATTGGCTAACCAGTACTACATGAAAGCTGAAGAAGCCTGGGCGCAAATGGAGGAGTAA
- the eef2k gene encoding eukaryotic elongation factor 2 kinase isoform X1: MDDDLMFSMDEEGSAKRPPVQRSAPCKRASSLSDANASDDDDEDHFICPILDDSAKEICHYLKDLVHTRQLSNSLPKSNFMFRNETETVAESRSYKVLSESARDAWKHAIEKAKAMPDPWAQFHLEDIKTERCIRYRYNAITGEWAQDQVHLKMAAQPFGKGAMRECFRTKKLSNFSHSSNWKSASNYVAKSYMETVDRNVYFEDVRLQMEAKLWGEEYNRHRPPKQVDIMQMCVVEMTDRPGKPVFHLEHYIEGKYIKYNSNSGFVRDDNIRLTPQAFSHFSFERSGHQLIVVDIQGVGDLYTDPQIHTETGTDFGDGNLGVRGMALFFHSHLCNKICKSMGLTPFDLSPAEKSQLDCTNKLLKSAQTVLRGCEEPCGSPRVRTLSTSRAPPLLSRLSETSSAEESMSDVDSVPCSPLIFPCSSLPAHGSMGKSPVGLSFTGMYEQERLNSNNTGDHKESDSGGDSGYPSERRSEGDQNDHVDGAHHRYQRHYSESDEDSIKRLTEDKWSFYHSSRAHVHRPSCVATEVERLNALMQKKIGQSILGKVHLAMVRYHEAGRFCEKDEQWDQESAMFHLERAALCGELEAIVAMGQCCLQLPHHILPDMELEDNAGNRMRGFKYLLLAAEAGDRSSMIIVARAFDTGINLPVDRNQDWEEAIHWYDSALNMTDYDEGGEFDGTQDEPRYLLLAREAEMYQEGGHKLTADPQRAGDLFTEAAEAAMAAMKGRLANQYYMKAEEAWAQMEE; this comes from the exons ATGGACGATGACCTGATGTTCAGCATGGACGAGGAGGGCAGCGCCAAGAGACCCCCCGTCCAACGAAGTGCCCCCTGTAAGCGGGCCTCTTCCCTTAGTGACGCCAACGCCAGTGATGACGATGACGAAGACCACTTCATCTGCCCCATCCTGGACGACTCCGCCAAAGAAATCTGTCACTACCTGAAGGATCTGGTTCACACCCGGCAGCTGTCAAACTCTCTTCCTAAGAGCAACTTCATGTTCAGG aatgaaacagaaacagtggCAGAATCTCGGTCGTACAAGGTTTTGTCTGAGAGCGCACGG GATGCATGGAAACATGCAATTGAAAAGGCCAAAGCCATGCCCGACCCCTGGGCACAGTTTCATCTGGAGGACATCAAGACAGAACGCTGCATTCGTTACAG GTACAATGCCATCACAGGAGAATGGGCTCAAGACCAGGTCCACCTCAAAATGGCTGCCCAG CCATTTGGGAAAGGGGCCATGAGGGAGTGCTTCAGAAC GAAGAAGTTGTCAAATTTCTCACACAGCAGCAACTGGAAGTCAGCATCTAATTATGTGGCTAAGAGCTACATGGAGACcgtggacagaaatgtttattttgaggACGTCAGGCTGCAGATGGAGGCCAAACTCTGGGGAGAAGAGTACAACCGCCACCGACCTCCCAAACAG GTGGACATCATGCAGATGTGTGTGGTGGAGATGACAGACAGACCAGGTAAACCTGTCTTCCACTTGGAACATTACATCGAGGGCAAGTACATCAAATACAACTCCAACTCCGGCTTTGTGAGGGATGACAACATCCGACTCACTCCACAG GCCTTCAGTCACTTCTCTTTTGAGCGATCGGGCCACCAGCTGATCGTGGTGGACATCCAAGGAGTCGGAGATCTCTACACTGACCCTCAGATCCACACAGAGACGGGGACTGACTTTGGAGATGGAAATCTCG GTGTGCGAGGCATGGCATTGTTCTTCCACTCCCACCTGTGTAACAAGATCTGCAAGAGTATGGGCCTGACGCCTTTTGACCTTTCCCCTGCAGAGAAGTCCCAGCTGGACTGCACCAACAAACTGCTT aaGTCAGCCCAAACAGTGCTGAGGGGCTGTGAGGAGCCCTGCGGTTCTCCTCGGGTTCGGACCCTGTCTACAAGCCGGGCACCTCCGCTGTTATCCCGTCTGTCTGAGACGTCATCTGCAGAGGAGAGCATGAGTGACGTAGATTCAGTTCCCTGCTCCCCTCTCATCTTCCCCTGCTCCTCGCTTCCTGCACATGGATCTATGGGCAAGTCCCCTGTCG GCTTATCTTTTACTGGAATGTACGAGCAGGAAAGACTCAACAGTAACAACACAGGTGATCACAAG GAATCTGATAGCGGTGGTGACAGTGGCTACCCCAGCGAGAGGAGGAGTGAAGGCGACCAAAATGACCATGTCGACGGG GCCCATCATCGCTACCAAAGACATTATTCTGAGTCGGATGAGGACAGTATCAAACGG TTGACAGAGGATAAGTGGAGCTTCTACCATTCGTCTCGCGCTCATGTCCACCGACCTTCCTGCGTGGCCACTGAGGTGGAGCGACTCAACGCTTTGATGCAAAAGAAGATCGGCCAGTCGATCCTCGGaaag GTCCACCTGGCGATGGTGCGGTACCATGAAGCGGGCCGTTTCTGTGAGAAGGATGAGCAGTGGGATCAGGAATCGGCCATGTTCCACCTGGAGAGAGCAGCACTGTGTGGAGAGCTGGAGGCCATTGTAGCCATGGGACAGTGCTGTCTGCAGCTGCCTCATCACATACTGCCAGACATGGAGCTGGAG GATAATGCAGGAAACAGGATGAGAGGTTTTAAGTATTTGCTGCTGGCTGCTGAAGCTGGTGACAGATCGTCTATGATCATAGTGGCCAGAGCCTTTGATACTGGGATCAATCTTCCAGTTGACAG AAATCAGGACTGGGAAGAAGCGATTCACTGGTATGACAGTGCATTGAACATGACAGACTACGATGAGGGAGGAGAGTTTGATGGGACGCAGGACGAACCCCGCTACCTGCTGCTGGCCCGAGAGGCAGAGATGTACCAAGAGGGAGGCCACAAACTCACCGCAGACCCACAGAGAGCAG GTGACTTGTTTACAGAAGCAGCAGAAGCTGCCATGGCGGCTATGAAAGGTCGATTGGCTAACCAGTACTACATGAAAGCTGAAGAAGCCTGGGCGCAAATGGAGGAGTAA